The genomic stretch CCACGTCGTCCGCCTCCACCGCCCGCTCGCCCTCCGCGCACAGCTCCTCGAGGGCGGTGATCCCGGCGGCCCCGGTGTTGGCGGCGGCGAGCCGGGCGGCCTCGGCCTCCAGCAGGGTCCGCACGGTGAGGAGCTGATCGGCCTCCTCCTCGGTCGGCTCGTGCACGAACGCGCCCTGGGCGGGCCGCAGATCGACCCAGCCCTCGGTGTTCAGGCGTTGCAGCGCCTCGCGCACGGGCTGCCGTGACACGCCGAGATGACCTGCGAGTTCACTCTCGACCAGATGCTGGCCGGGGCGCAGCGCACGGGTGGTGATGAGTTCGAGCAGAGCCTCATAGACCCGGTCCCGCAGCGGCCCGGGCCGTTCCAGCTTGGGCACCGCCCCCTGCGGAAGTCCTGTCGACAACATCGCGGTCCCCCTCCAGAGCCGTCGGACAATACCTGAACCAAAGGATTGTCTTTCGTCTACAGTCTACGGCGCACAAGGGCCAGGGAAAGGGGGAGTTGGCCTTGTCACATCAGGGCTTGGGCCGGTTTCACCGGCGTCACGGGCAGCGCACGACCTGCCCCG from Streptomyces davaonensis JCM 4913 encodes the following:
- a CDS encoding GntR family transcriptional regulator; this encodes MLSTGLPQGAVPKLERPGPLRDRVYEALLELITTRALRPGQHLVESELAGHLGVSRQPVREALQRLNTEGWVDLRPAQGAFVHEPTEEEADQLLTVRTLLEAEAARLAAANTGAAGITALEELCAEGERAVEADDVDGAVAMNARFHAKVMELAGNAVLAELAAQVDRRVRWYYTPVARQRGQQSWIEHRRLIAAISDRDQQRATELMREHTEHTRTSYHARQQG